GGGACAGCTGCGCCCGGTACACGGCCGCGAGGGAGGGCCACAGCCGGGCCCGCGGCGCGAGCTCGGCGACCGCCGCCCGCCGCGCGGGGCCGGTGTCCTGCGCGGCCGGCGCGGCGGCCGGCACATCGGCGGATACGACACTCACGTGGAACTGCTCCTTATCGCTTTCCGCTCCGCGGCGTGGTCCGGCCCGGTCATGCCTTGACCAGCCCCTGCCGGGCGGCGCCGCCCAGCGCCAGGTAGACGTCCTCCAGGCTGGGCGTGGTGAGGGTGAAGTCGTCCAGGGCGGCGAAGGCGGCTCCGCCGGTGACCGTGGCGACGACGGCGCGGGCCTCCTCGGGCGCGAGCCGCAGCGTCCAGCGGCGCCCCGAGCGGGCGGCCCGGTCCTGGAGGGCGGCGACCTCGGGGACCTCCAGCGGGGCACGCTCGCGCCACACCAGTTCGACCCGCACCTCTCCGGAGACCCGCTCCTTGAGGCCGGCCGGGGTGTCGCAGGCGATGACCCGCCCCCGGTCCAGGACGGCGACCCGGTCCAGGACGGTCTCGGCCTCGATGACGTTGTGGGTGACCAGCAGCACGGTCGTGCCGTGCTCGGCGCGGCGCCGGTCCACGGCGGACCACACCGCCCGCCGCGCCACCGGGTCCATGCCGGTGGTGGGTTCGTCGAGCACGAGCAGCGGGCGCTCGCCGACCAGCGCGGCGGCGAAGCAGGCCAGGCGGCGCTGGCCGCCGGAGAGCTTCTTGAGCGGGCGCCCGGCGATCGGGGTGAGGCCCAGCTCGCCGAGGACGGCGTCCCGTTCGGCCCGCGCCCGCCGGACGTCCAGGCCGCGCAGCCGGCCGGTGGTCTCGGCGGCGAGCGAGACGGTCAGCTCGTCCAGGGCGGTGGACTCCTGGCCGAGGTAGGCGAGGACACGGGCGGCCCGCTCGGGGTGCGCCACGATGTCGTGGCCGAGGATCTCCACGCTGCCGCTGTCGGGGCGCATCAGCCCGGTGAGCTGCCGCACCAGGGTGGACTTGCCGGCGCCGTTCGGGCCGAGCAGCCCGAAGATCTCGCCGCGCCGCACCTGGAGCCCGATGTCGTCGGTGGCCCGCACCTCGGGGGTGGCCGGGGTGCCGCGGCGGCCCCGGGCGGCGGGATAGGTCTTGGTCAGTCCGCGCACCGCGCACACGACGTCGTCCGTGTGCCGAAGTCCGGGTGCCGCGCGCGTACTCACAAGGGACGAGACTACGGGGTCCGCGGGCTTTACTCGTCCTTGGGGCGGCCTCTCCCGGTTCCCGCGGGGCCCCGGGGCCCGGGTCAGTCGCCCGCCGGGACGTGCTCGGCGT
The sequence above is drawn from the Streptomyces sp. SAT1 genome and encodes:
- a CDS encoding ABC transporter ATP-binding protein, with the protein product MCAVRGLTKTYPAARGRRGTPATPEVRATDDIGLQVRRGEIFGLLGPNGAGKSTLVRQLTGLMRPDSGSVEILGHDIVAHPERAARVLAYLGQESTALDELTVSLAAETTGRLRGLDVRRARAERDAVLGELGLTPIAGRPLKKLSGGQRRLACFAAALVGERPLLVLDEPTTGMDPVARRAVWSAVDRRRAEHGTTVLLVTHNVIEAETVLDRVAVLDRGRVIACDTPAGLKERVSGEVRVELVWRERAPLEVPEVAALQDRAARSGRRWTLRLAPEEARAVVATVTGGAAFAALDDFTLTTPSLEDVYLALGGAARQGLVKA